The Herminiimonas arsenitoxidans genome window below encodes:
- a CDS encoding COX15/CtaA family protein: MLFQLASKGILVALLAFVIVWSSKDPNKYRKLVWVTLFLTFDVIMFGAFTRLTDSGLGCPDWPGCYGHANPLQAMEHIRAAEALMPDGPVTVMKAWVEMIHRYLAMGIGVLIIAIVVISWRFWLQSGRTIQKFSPHFPVALLVFVCIQGAFGAWTVTMKLQPVIVTIHLLLGMTLLAMLTWVGARQKEHAPVDSSAYALRIPALIALILLAVQIALGGWVSTNYAALACSDFPLCHGAVIPQMDFENGFTLWRSLGMTADGEYLPFPALTAIHWTHRVFAFVVVGYIGWVCYKAYKIEGLRVTARAVLGALALQITIGIATVSLKWPLALAVAHNGCAALLVLLLVMLNYKARIPGNAGHNHASDQIDSRPPAVSNNNA; encoded by the coding sequence ATGCTGTTTCAACTCGCAAGCAAAGGCATACTGGTTGCCTTGCTGGCGTTCGTCATCGTGTGGTCTTCCAAGGACCCAAACAAATACCGCAAGCTGGTATGGGTGACTTTGTTTCTCACATTTGACGTGATCATGTTCGGTGCTTTTACGCGACTGACGGATTCTGGTCTCGGTTGTCCTGACTGGCCAGGTTGCTACGGTCATGCCAATCCTCTGCAAGCGATGGAGCACATTCGTGCGGCAGAAGCATTGATGCCGGATGGCCCTGTCACAGTCATGAAGGCCTGGGTGGAAATGATCCATCGCTATCTGGCGATGGGTATAGGCGTGTTGATCATCGCTATCGTGGTGATTTCGTGGCGCTTCTGGTTGCAGAGCGGTCGCACGATACAAAAATTCTCGCCACATTTCCCAGTCGCATTATTAGTGTTCGTCTGCATACAAGGTGCGTTCGGTGCGTGGACTGTGACGATGAAACTGCAGCCAGTCATCGTCACGATACATTTATTGCTAGGCATGACCTTGCTGGCGATGTTGACTTGGGTAGGCGCAAGGCAAAAGGAGCATGCGCCGGTTGATAGCAGTGCGTATGCCTTGCGGATCCCCGCGTTGATCGCTTTGATTTTGCTGGCAGTACAGATTGCCTTGGGCGGTTGGGTCAGCACCAATTACGCAGCTTTGGCTTGCAGCGATTTTCCGCTTTGTCATGGTGCGGTGATCCCGCAGATGGATTTTGAAAACGGCTTTACGCTCTGGCGCAGCTTGGGTATGACGGCTGATGGCGAATATTTGCCATTCCCTGCATTGACGGCAATTCACTGGACGCACAGAGTGTTTGCTTTCGTTGTGGTCGGCTATATCGGCTGGGTTTGCTACAAGGCGTACAAGATAGAAGGTTTGCGCGTCACCGCGCGTGCTGTTCTGGGTGCGTTGGCATTGCAGATCACTATCGGTATTGCAACAGTGTCATTGAAATGGCCGTTGGCATTGGCGGTTGCGCACAATGGTTGTGCAGCGCTGCTTGTCCTATTGCTGGTCATGTTAAACTACAAGGCTAGAATTCCCGGTAATGCCGGGCACAATCACGCGTCGGATCAGATTGATTCACGCCCGCCGGCAGTATCGAACAACAACGCATGA
- a CDS encoding SCO family protein: MEPNKNKGRWKLFAVVLVCAAPIILSYFTYYVIKPQSRTNYGALIDPREHPIPELGAMTLDKKPTTLDAYQGKWVMLQVSDADCEASCEKKLHDMRQLRLAQGKEMERIERVWLITDDKPLDTILIREFDGTEMLRVKADVVRAWLPVEEGTKVTDHIYMIDPLGHLMMRFPKDADPNKIKKDLYKLLKASAIG, encoded by the coding sequence GTGGAACCAAATAAAAACAAGGGACGCTGGAAGTTATTCGCCGTGGTTTTGGTCTGTGCGGCACCGATTATTCTGTCGTACTTTACGTATTACGTGATCAAGCCGCAGAGTCGTACCAATTACGGTGCACTTATAGACCCGCGTGAACATCCAATACCAGAGCTTGGTGCGATGACCTTGGACAAGAAGCCGACTACGCTTGATGCCTACCAAGGGAAATGGGTCATGTTGCAGGTGAGCGATGCTGATTGCGAAGCTTCGTGCGAAAAGAAATTGCACGATATGCGGCAGTTGCGTCTGGCGCAAGGCAAAGAGATGGAGCGTATCGAACGTGTCTGGCTCATTACAGATGACAAGCCACTGGATACCATCTTGATTCGTGAATTCGATGGCACCGAGATGTTGCGCGTCAAAGCAGATGTCGTGCGTGCATGGTTGCCAGTGGAAGAGGGAACTAAAGTGACTGATCATATCTATATGATCGATCCACTTGGACATTTGATGATGCGTTTCCCTAAAGATGCTGATCCAAACAAGATCAAGAAAGATTTGTACAAACTCTTAAAGGCTTCTGCAATTGGCTGA
- a CDS encoding methyltransferase domain-containing protein, with translation MSAHPPQPDSKLSAPIDLNRVRTLFSDPARIIDSSFLRREIATRMHERLALVKISPEHVLDAGCGEGADLTTLQKRFPQAVMLGLDASPAMLAAAQESQVAALSSMNRLLQQWLPASMGLGKDSSASLLCGNFARLPLGINAVDLVWSNLALHWHPQPDQVFVEWRRVLRQDGLLMFSCFGPDTFKELRAAFAAADDEPHVLPFVDMHDFGDMLVNAGFSTPVMDMETLTVTYGTVEKLLEDVRALGGNPLDTRRRGLLGKKAWQRAVDVLEQSRGADGKVPLTFEVVYGHAFRPAPRATASGESIIRFDPPKR, from the coding sequence GTGTCCGCCCATCCTCCCCAGCCCGACTCCAAACTCAGTGCGCCGATAGACTTGAATCGTGTGCGTACACTGTTCAGTGATCCTGCGCGCATTATTGATTCCAGCTTCTTGCGACGCGAGATTGCTACTCGTATGCATGAACGTTTGGCGCTAGTCAAAATTTCACCTGAGCACGTGCTGGATGCCGGTTGCGGCGAAGGTGCGGATCTGACGACCTTGCAAAAACGCTTCCCGCAGGCAGTCATGCTTGGACTGGATGCGTCGCCAGCGATGCTGGCTGCGGCGCAGGAAAGTCAGGTTGCGGCCTTATCGTCTATGAACCGCTTGCTGCAGCAATGGCTGCCGGCCAGCATGGGCTTGGGCAAGGACTCGAGTGCAAGTCTATTGTGCGGCAATTTTGCGCGACTTCCACTGGGCATCAATGCAGTCGATCTGGTCTGGTCCAATCTGGCGCTGCATTGGCATCCGCAGCCGGATCAGGTGTTTGTCGAATGGCGAAGGGTATTGCGTCAGGATGGTTTGCTGATGTTTTCCTGCTTTGGTCCCGATACATTTAAAGAACTGCGTGCCGCGTTCGCGGCGGCTGATGATGAGCCACATGTGTTGCCATTTGTGGACATGCATGATTTTGGTGACATGCTGGTTAATGCCGGTTTTTCGACGCCGGTGATGGACATGGAAACGCTGACCGTGACATACGGCACGGTAGAAAAGCTACTGGAAGACGTGCGTGCCTTGGGCGGCAATCCGCTGGATACCCGACGCAGAGGACTGCTTGGTAAAAAGGCATGGCAACGAGCGGTGGATGTGCTGGAGCAAAGTCGCGGCGCGGACGGGAAAGTCCCGCTCACCTTCGAAGTTGTCTATGGGCACGCATTTCGTCCGGCGCCACGCGCAACAGCAAGTGGCGAGTCAATTATCCGTTTTGATCCACCAAAAAGATAA
- a CDS encoding cytochrome c oxidase assembly protein, producing MENQTEDTKHSKLNAQMFGKLVVIAVMMFGFGYLLVPIYKQICEITGVNILTSQEMKVKPIDNSQVDKSRTITVEFDANTQGPFRFRPTVNSMQVHPGEMAQVVYEVVNTQAHSVEAQAIPSYAPQQAAAHFKKVECFCFQQQTLEASQAKQMPVVFYLDPALPKDVKTITLSYTFFEIAGREKKAELKSAVAG from the coding sequence ATGGAAAACCAGACAGAAGATACTAAGCACAGCAAGTTGAATGCCCAGATGTTTGGCAAACTGGTTGTGATTGCTGTGATGATGTTTGGTTTTGGTTACCTGCTTGTTCCCATTTATAAGCAGATTTGTGAAATTACTGGCGTCAATATCCTCACCTCGCAAGAGATGAAGGTAAAACCGATCGATAATTCGCAGGTCGACAAGAGCAGAACGATTACAGTTGAGTTTGATGCCAATACACAAGGCCCGTTTCGTTTTCGTCCGACGGTCAATAGCATGCAAGTGCATCCGGGCGAAATGGCTCAGGTGGTGTATGAGGTAGTCAACACGCAAGCGCACAGCGTAGAAGCACAGGCAATTCCGAGTTATGCACCGCAGCAAGCTGCAGCGCATTTCAAGAAAGTCGAATGCTTCTGCTTCCAGCAGCAAACGCTGGAAGCGAGTCAGGCGAAGCAGATGCCGGTAGTGTTTTATCTGGATCCGGCTTTGCCCAAGGATGTGAAGACGATTACCTTGTCGTACACATTCTTCGAGATAGCCGGACGCGAAAAGAAGGCAGAATTAAAATCGGCAGTGGCAGGATAA
- a CDS encoding twin transmembrane helix small protein — protein MKIIVAIAFILILGSLGSALFFLMKDKGKSNRTVKALTMRVGFSIALFILVLVAYRFGLIQPTGIR, from the coding sequence ATGAAAATCATAGTCGCCATTGCTTTTATTTTGATCCTCGGCAGCCTGGGATCAGCCTTGTTCTTCTTGATGAAGGACAAAGGCAAAAGTAACCGCACCGTCAAGGCGCTGACTATGCGCGTCGGATTTTCTATCGCGCTCTTTATTCTGGTACTAGTTGCCTATCGATTCGGCTTGATACAACCGACCGGCATACGCTAA
- the coxB gene encoding cytochrome c oxidase subunit II: MKHAKRLQSLMLGASFLAAGLPSWAVTDSPGGPAVRQLNFHEPVTQIAEQIYSLHTLMLIICLVIFVAVFGVMFYSIIKHRKSLGHKSATFHESTAVEIAWTIVPFLIVIGMALPATKTVVAMKDTSNADITIKATGMQWKWGYNYLNGEGEGINFLSNLSTPREQITNSSIAKNENYLIEVDNPVVVPVNKKIRIVLTANDVIHAWMIPAFGVKQDAIPGFVRDTWFKAEKIGTYRGQCAELCGKDHAFMPIVVNVVSDEDYKAWVDGKKKEMAANADDPTKTWTVDELVQRGEKVYTANCIACHQANGKGVPGSFPALDASPIVTGPKAANIHMVMEGKGAMPSWKPVLSDTEIAAVITYTRNHWSNKAAENIVQPAEVLAARK; encoded by the coding sequence ATGAAACATGCGAAGCGCCTTCAATCTTTGATGCTCGGTGCGTCGTTCCTGGCGGCTGGTTTGCCGTCTTGGGCGGTAACCGATAGTCCCGGCGGACCTGCAGTGCGTCAGCTCAATTTTCACGAGCCTGTAACGCAAATCGCAGAGCAAATCTATTCACTGCACACATTAATGCTGATCATCTGTCTGGTGATCTTTGTTGCTGTGTTCGGCGTCATGTTTTATTCGATCATCAAGCATCGCAAGTCGCTCGGTCATAAATCGGCCACTTTTCATGAAAGCACCGCGGTTGAGATCGCGTGGACCATCGTCCCTTTCCTGATTGTTATCGGTATGGCACTGCCTGCGACCAAGACAGTCGTGGCGATGAAAGATACCTCCAATGCAGATATCACCATTAAAGCCACTGGTATGCAGTGGAAATGGGGTTACAACTATCTGAACGGTGAAGGCGAAGGCATCAACTTCCTGTCGAATCTGTCCACCCCACGCGAGCAAATCACCAATTCCAGCATTGCTAAAAACGAAAACTACCTGATCGAAGTCGACAATCCAGTCGTCGTGCCGGTCAACAAGAAGATTCGTATTGTTCTGACCGCCAATGACGTGATACACGCATGGATGATTCCTGCGTTCGGCGTCAAGCAAGATGCGATTCCTGGTTTTGTACGCGACACCTGGTTCAAGGCCGAGAAAATCGGTACTTACCGTGGTCAGTGCGCCGAGTTGTGCGGTAAAGATCACGCCTTCATGCCTATCGTTGTCAATGTCGTCAGTGACGAAGACTACAAAGCATGGGTAGATGGCAAGAAAAAAGAAATGGCTGCCAATGCGGATGATCCTACCAAGACATGGACGGTAGATGAACTCGTGCAGCGCGGCGAAAAAGTCTACACAGCCAACTGTATCGCTTGCCATCAGGCAAACGGTAAAGGCGTACCCGGCAGCTTCCCTGCACTGGATGCGTCCCCGATTGTTACCGGACCGAAAGCAGCCAACATCCATATGGTGATGGAAGGCAAGGGTGCGATGCCTTCATGGAAGCCTGTGTTGTCGGATACAGAGATCGCTGCGGTGATTACCTATACCCGCAATCACTGGTCCAACAAGGCTGCGGAAAACATTGTCCAACCAGCAGAAGTGCTGGCTGCGCGTAAGTAA
- the trmL gene encoding tRNA (uridine(34)/cytosine(34)/5-carboxymethylaminomethyluridine(34)-2'-O)-methyltransferase TrmL produces MFHVVLVEPEIPPNTGNIIRLCANTGAQLHLVEPLGFPLDDAKMRRAGLDYHDYAQMKVHSNWQAFLESFPAEQPLNPARMFAMTTHGSTPFANLAFQPGDIFVFGSETKGLETSLRESFPPSQRIRLPMRPDNRSLNLSNTVAVVVYEAWRQNNFAGGQ; encoded by the coding sequence TTGTTTCATGTTGTACTGGTTGAACCAGAAATCCCACCCAATACCGGCAACATCATTCGCCTGTGTGCCAATACCGGCGCGCAACTGCATTTGGTCGAACCGCTAGGCTTCCCACTTGATGATGCCAAGATGCGTCGTGCCGGCCTCGATTATCACGACTACGCGCAAATGAAGGTGCATAGCAACTGGCAAGCATTTCTGGAGTCATTCCCAGCCGAGCAGCCACTGAATCCGGCACGCATGTTTGCGATGACGACACATGGCTCGACACCATTTGCCAATCTTGCTTTCCAACCTGGCGATATTTTTGTCTTCGGTTCGGAAACCAAAGGCTTGGAAACCAGCTTGCGCGAATCCTTTCCACCATCGCAACGTATACGTTTACCGATGCGGCCAGATAATCGCAGTCTGAATTTATCCAACACCGTTGCAGTCGTCGTGTATGAAGCGTGGCGACAAAACAATTTTGCCGGTGGCCAATAA
- a CDS encoding SURF1 family protein, whose translation MRFTFRFRLIPFVAAAIAVAIGLSLGQWQTRRAAEKIAIEQKLQIRQAAPALQLGDITPHSDEIEYRRVLVKGEFLRDWPIYLDNRPHNGVAGFYLLMPFKIATSNLYVLVARGWVPRNAADRTKMPPLVTPEGMIEIEGTARHDIGHVMQLGAVDAPRPHAIVQNLDIASFAEASQLKMAPILLEQLSDTKDGLVRDWPVPSSGVEKHRGYAFQWYGLAAMAFIFFVVTGIRRGTK comes from the coding sequence ATGCGATTCACCTTCCGATTTAGACTCATTCCATTTGTTGCTGCAGCCATTGCGGTGGCCATCGGTTTGTCCTTGGGGCAATGGCAAACGCGGCGTGCGGCTGAAAAAATTGCCATTGAACAAAAACTCCAGATACGCCAAGCTGCGCCAGCACTTCAGTTAGGCGACATCACGCCACATTCCGATGAAATTGAATATCGCCGAGTCCTCGTTAAAGGTGAGTTTCTACGCGATTGGCCTATCTATCTGGATAACCGCCCGCATAACGGTGTGGCCGGATTTTATTTGCTGATGCCGTTTAAAATTGCGACTAGCAATCTGTACGTATTGGTTGCGCGTGGCTGGGTTCCGCGCAATGCTGCAGACCGAACCAAAATGCCGCCGCTGGTTACGCCAGAAGGAATGATAGAGATCGAGGGCACGGCACGGCACGATATCGGGCATGTCATGCAGCTTGGCGCAGTGGATGCGCCACGCCCACATGCGATTGTGCAAAATCTCGATATCGCCAGTTTTGCGGAGGCCAGCCAATTAAAAATGGCGCCGATACTTCTTGAGCAGTTGAGTGATACGAAGGATGGTTTGGTGCGTGATTGGCCTGTGCCATCTAGCGGTGTGGAGAAACATCGTGGTTATGCATTTCAGTGGTACGGATTGGCTGCAATGGCCTTCATTTTTTTTGTTGTGACAGGAATTCGACGTGGAACCAAATAA
- a CDS encoding DUF411 domain-containing protein, whose amino-acid sequence MQRRTILQALALVGMVPAISFAKASQPVINVYKSATCGCCTEWITHLEKNGFKVNAHNVPNTAAYRTKFGVPQALGSCHTGVVNGYALEGHVPAADIKRLLAEKPKAKGLAVPGMPMGSPGMEVEGEPADAYDVVLFQADGSSRVYRHYAAK is encoded by the coding sequence ATGCAACGTCGCACAATCTTGCAAGCCTTGGCGCTGGTCGGTATGGTTCCGGCGATCTCATTCGCCAAAGCAAGTCAGCCGGTGATTAATGTATATAAAAGTGCGACCTGCGGTTGCTGTACCGAATGGATTACGCATCTGGAAAAAAATGGTTTCAAGGTAAATGCGCACAATGTGCCGAATACTGCAGCCTATAGAACCAAATTTGGCGTGCCGCAAGCACTGGGCAGTTGCCACACAGGCGTGGTCAATGGTTATGCGCTGGAAGGCCATGTGCCGGCGGCTGATATCAAGCGCTTGCTGGCAGAAAAGCCGAAGGCCAAAGGATTGGCTGTTCCTGGCATGCCGATGGGATCGCCTGGGATGGAAGTAGAGGGCGAGCCGGCCGATGCTTATGATGTCGTGCTGTTTCAGGCGGATGGCTCATCCAGGGTTTACCGACACTATGCCGCCAAGTAA
- a CDS encoding copper chaperone PCu(A)C: MNLRQLSFAVLTFAISTAAVAHDYRVGDISVDHPYARATVAGQTSGGAYLTLENKGNSADTLISAKSPVAASVEIHTMSMTADHVMRMREVGTLEIKAKEKIAMQPGDGYHIMLIGLKSPLKVGDKLPLTLTFKKAGKIETSIFVEDGKKKSEETDSMEHHHH, encoded by the coding sequence ATGAACCTGCGTCAACTTTCTTTCGCCGTCCTTACATTCGCAATCAGTACAGCTGCTGTTGCTCACGACTATCGCGTCGGCGATATCTCTGTCGACCATCCTTATGCACGCGCCACAGTCGCAGGTCAAACCAGCGGCGGCGCTTATCTGACATTGGAAAACAAGGGCAATAGCGCCGACACCTTGATCTCAGCCAAATCACCAGTGGCGGCATCGGTAGAAATCCACACCATGTCGATGACAGCAGACCATGTGATGCGCATGCGCGAAGTCGGCACTCTGGAAATCAAAGCCAAGGAAAAAATAGCGATGCAACCGGGCGACGGTTATCACATCATGTTGATAGGCTTGAAGTCACCGCTCAAAGTGGGCGACAAACTCCCACTGACATTGACCTTCAAAAAAGCCGGGAAGATAGAAACATCTATCTTTGTAGAAGACGGCAAGAAGAAAAGCGAAGAAACCGACAGCATGGAACATCACCACCACTGA
- a CDS encoding ComF family protein, with translation MLYRFLDWSRHIIRRLPAAIPSSCALCGITDETALCQDCAAQFFSRHPSRCRLCASPLAHTTTAPQQCGECLRNPRAFDATIVASDYTAPIDHLVLALKFGNRLALAPLFARLMLDAILRERAFAMPTLLTAVPLGEKRLAERGFNQALEIAKPLSHAIAIPLEPQLLERTHDTAMQALLPPAERHQNIRHAFILSPQAAALVRGQHIGIVDDVLTTGETLNEIAATLKRYGASRVTNFVFARTPPK, from the coding sequence ATGCTTTATCGTTTTCTTGACTGGTCCCGACACATCATTCGACGCCTCCCGGCGGCGATTCCTTCGTCGTGTGCGCTCTGCGGCATCACCGATGAGACGGCTTTGTGCCAAGACTGCGCCGCACAATTCTTTAGCCGCCATCCGTCGCGCTGCAGACTATGCGCATCGCCGCTTGCGCATACGACAACAGCACCACAACAATGCGGCGAATGCCTGCGCAATCCGCGCGCCTTCGACGCCACCATCGTGGCCAGCGATTACACCGCGCCTATCGACCATTTGGTACTCGCGCTCAAATTTGGTAATCGCCTGGCATTGGCACCTTTGTTTGCTCGTCTGATGCTGGATGCAATCTTGCGCGAACGCGCATTTGCCATGCCGACCTTATTGACGGCCGTCCCGCTAGGCGAAAAACGATTGGCCGAACGCGGCTTCAATCAGGCACTCGAAATTGCCAAACCCTTATCTCATGCGATTGCCATTCCACTGGAGCCACAGTTGCTAGAGCGCACGCACGACACTGCTATGCAAGCGCTACTGCCACCAGCCGAACGACACCAGAACATTCGCCACGCTTTTATTCTGTCACCGCAAGCGGCCGCACTGGTACGCGGCCAGCATATAGGCATCGTGGATGATGTCCTGACAACTGGAGAGACATTGAATGAAATCGCCGCAACCTTGAAGCGATATGGTGCAAGCCGTGTCACCAACTTCGTCTTCGCCAGAACACCGCCGAAATAA
- a CDS encoding cytochrome c oxidase subunit 3, producing MSAQHANAPYYFVPGPSRWPVSAGVSLLVMMLGASGWVNDAAWGPYATAAGLLGFLVVLYFWFGDAISESEGGMYNKRIDASYRWSMSWFIFSEVMFFAAFFGALFYARSIAMPWLGDLDNKILWPDFAAHWGNVGPAGTVEPFTTMGPFWIPTINTALLLLSGVTLTISHHAIRENHRGKTAFWLAATILLGAIFMGFQVYEYMHAYSELNLKLTSGVYGSTFFLLTGFHGFHVTLGAIMLSVVLYRVLKGHFTADNHFAFEGAAWYWHFVDVVWLGLYVVVYWL from the coding sequence ATGAGTGCTCAACACGCGAATGCGCCTTACTATTTCGTGCCTGGTCCTTCCAGATGGCCAGTGAGTGCCGGGGTTTCTTTACTCGTCATGATGCTAGGTGCATCAGGCTGGGTGAATGACGCTGCCTGGGGACCTTATGCAACGGCTGCTGGTTTGCTCGGCTTCCTCGTTGTGCTGTACTTCTGGTTCGGCGATGCGATCTCGGAATCCGAAGGCGGCATGTACAACAAGCGCATCGATGCATCCTATCGCTGGAGCATGAGCTGGTTCATCTTCTCCGAAGTCATGTTCTTTGCAGCATTCTTCGGCGCCTTGTTCTACGCACGCAGCATCGCGATGCCTTGGCTCGGCGATCTGGATAACAAAATCCTGTGGCCTGATTTTGCGGCACATTGGGGTAACGTTGGTCCAGCCGGCACAGTTGAGCCGTTCACGACGATGGGGCCATTCTGGATTCCAACAATCAATACAGCTCTGTTGTTGTTGTCGGGCGTGACGCTGACTATTTCTCATCACGCGATTCGTGAGAATCATCGTGGCAAGACAGCTTTCTGGCTGGCAGCAACCATTTTGTTGGGCGCGATCTTCATGGGCTTCCAAGTCTATGAATATATGCACGCTTACAGCGAACTGAACCTGAAATTGACTTCAGGTGTCTATGGTTCGACCTTCTTCCTGCTGACAGGCTTCCACGGCTTCCACGTGACCTTGGGTGCAATCATGCTGAGCGTCGTGTTGTACCGCGTACTGAAGGGACACTTCACTGCAGACAATCACTTTGCTTTTGAAGGTGCCGCTTGGTATTGGCACTTTGTCGACGTGGTCTGGCTCGGTTTGTACGTCGTGGTCTACTGGCTGTAA
- the ctaD gene encoding cytochrome c oxidase subunit I translates to MSTTAVDHAHDHSHDHDHAHDHPHGWRRWVYATNHKDIGTLYLWFSFVMLLSGGFLAMLIRAELFQPGLQLMQPEFFNQLTTMHGIMMVFGAIMPAFVGFANWMVPLQIGASDMAFARMNNFSFWLLPPAAILLAVSFLVPGGATAAGWTLYAPLSTQMGPGMDMAIFALHIMGASSIMGSINIIVTILNMRAPGMTLMKLPMFCWTWLITAYLLIAVMPVLAGAITMTLTDRHFGTSFFNAAGGGDPVMYQHIFWFFGHPEVYIMILPAFGIVSHIIPTFARKQLFGYASMVYATASIAILSFMVWAHHMFTTGMPVTAQLFFMYATMLIAVPTGVKIFNWIATMWRGSMTFETPMLFAIGFIFVFTMGGFTGLILAVTPIDIQLQDTYYVVAHFHYVLVAGSLFALFAGFYYWGPKWTGYMYNETRGKIHFWGSLILFNVTFFPMHFLGLAGMPRRYADYPAQFTDFNMIASIGGLGFGLMQVYFLFAVVIPSIKGGVPASDKPWEGAEGLEWTVPSPAPFHTFETPPTVK, encoded by the coding sequence ATGAGTACAACCGCAGTCGATCACGCACACGATCACTCGCACGACCACGACCATGCGCACGATCATCCGCATGGCTGGCGTCGTTGGGTATACGCGACTAACCACAAGGATATCGGTACGCTCTACCTGTGGTTTTCGTTCGTAATGTTGTTGTCCGGTGGCTTCTTGGCGATGTTGATACGCGCCGAGTTGTTCCAACCTGGCTTGCAATTGATGCAACCGGAATTCTTCAATCAACTGACCACCATGCACGGCATCATGATGGTGTTCGGCGCGATTATGCCGGCCTTCGTTGGTTTCGCTAACTGGATGGTGCCACTGCAAATCGGCGCATCTGATATGGCGTTTGCACGGATGAACAACTTCTCGTTCTGGTTGTTGCCACCTGCTGCGATTCTGCTGGCCGTGTCCTTCCTGGTTCCTGGTGGCGCGACTGCTGCTGGTTGGACACTGTACGCACCGCTGTCGACCCAAATGGGTCCTGGTATGGACATGGCAATTTTTGCCCTGCATATCATGGGTGCATCGTCGATCATGGGTTCGATCAACATCATCGTCACTATCTTGAACATGCGCGCGCCTGGCATGACCTTGATGAAGTTGCCGATGTTCTGCTGGACCTGGTTGATTACTGCTTACTTGCTGATCGCTGTGATGCCGGTTCTGGCTGGCGCGATTACCATGACATTGACCGATCGCCATTTCGGCACATCGTTCTTTAATGCTGCTGGTGGCGGTGATCCAGTCATGTATCAACACATTTTCTGGTTCTTCGGACATCCAGAGGTGTACATCATGATTTTGCCGGCGTTTGGCATCGTTTCGCACATCATTCCTACCTTCGCGCGCAAGCAGTTGTTCGGCTATGCATCGATGGTGTACGCAACAGCTTCCATCGCGATTCTGTCGTTCATGGTGTGGGCGCATCACATGTTCACCACCGGTATGCCGGTGACTGCACAGTTGTTCTTCATGTACGCAACGATGCTGATTGCGGTACCGACCGGCGTGAAGATTTTCAACTGGATCGCAACGATGTGGCGTGGTTCGATGACATTCGAAACACCTATGTTGTTCGCAATCGGCTTTATCTTCGTGTTCACGATGGGTGGTTTCACCGGCCTGATTCTGGCTGTGACACCGATCGATATTCAACTGCAAGATACGTATTACGTTGTTGCCCACTTCCACTATGTGTTAGTGGCTGGTTCCTTGTTTGCCTTGTTCGCTGGTTTCTATTACTGGGGACCAAAGTGGACGGGTTACATGTACAACGAAACACGCGGCAAGATCCATTTCTGGGGCTCGCTGATTTTGTTCAACGTCACCTTCTTCCCTATGCACTTCCTGGGATTGGCCGGTATGCCACGTCGTTACGCTGATTACCCAGCGCAGTTCACCGACTTCAACATGATCGCGTCGATAGGTGGTTTGGGCTTCGGTTTGATGCAGGTTTATTTCTTGTTTGCAGTTGTGATCCCGTCAATCAAAGGCGGCGTTCCTGCATCAGATAAACCATGGGAAGGCGCAGAAGGTCTGGAATGGACTGTACCTAGCCCAGCACCGTTCCATACATTTGAAACTCCTCCAACAGTAAAATAA